TCAATGCCTGAGCTTTACTGTATCACTTCCCGTCCGCAAAAAGTTAAAATACGTGCATTTGACAGAAACGAGAACTTGTATGAATATGAGGGCGAGGATCTTATTGCACGCGCTTTCTGCCACGAAACAGATCATTTAAACGGTATTTTAATTACCGATGTTTATACTCCGCTGACTGAAGAAGAACTGGATGCATACTTAAAACGTGAGGAATAATAAATGAGAGTAATGTTTATGGGAACGCCTGAATTTGCCGTGCCGACGCTCGAGATGCTCGTAAACACAGAACAAGTAGTAGCGGTTATTACCCAGCCAGACAAGCCGCAGGGCAGACGTATGACACTGACACCGCCTGCAGTAAAAGTTTTTGCCGAGGCGTCAGGCATTCCTGTATATCAGCCGCAAACCCTAAAGGATAAAGCAATTTTACCGTTATTAGACTCTTGTAGGCCTGAGCTTATTGTTGTGGTTGCCTATGGGAAGCTTCTTCCCGAATATGTCTTGAATTTCCCGAAATATGGCTGCATAAATGTTCATGCGTCACTTCTTCCTTCTTATCGGGGCGCAGGCCCTATTCAATGGGCAGTCATCAATGGTGAAAAGGAAACAGGCGTTACGACGATGTACATGGCTAAGGGGCTTGACACTGGAGATATTATCTTAAAAAGAGCTATTGAAATACTGCCGGA
The DNA window shown above is from Bacillota bacterium and carries:
- the fmt gene encoding methionyl-tRNA formyltransferase, with amino-acid sequence MRVMFMGTPEFAVPTLEMLVNTEQVVAVITQPDKPQGRRMTLTPPAVKVFAEASGIPVYQPQTLKDKAILPLLDSCRPELIVVVAYGKLLPEYVLNFPKYGCINVHASLLPSYRGAGPIQWAVINGEKETGVTTMYMAKGLDTGDIILKRAIEILPEETAGELHDRLMVLGADTMRETLDLVKGGDVPAQKQDDSVSSYAPMLDKNIASIDFSKTAKEVHDLIRGLNPWPIAYSFYRGKKIKVFTSFIDSNIKLEPSIAAATDKGIAVGCGDGQAIIFTEVQLEGGKRMSANLFLVGHSVEPNESLKKLEG